The following proteins are encoded in a genomic region of Necator americanus strain Aroian chromosome II, whole genome shotgun sequence:
- a CDS encoding hypothetical protein (NECATOR_CHRII.G5500.T2): MSYDEHFTFTTVPYWVSLHPQASRGASSYVAPPQQQPQQQLQGSSGQVPYWVTAYPQASRSYVAPPQQQPQQQLQGSSGQVPYWVTAYPQASRSYVAPPQQQPQQQLQGPSGQVPYWVTAYPQASRSYVAPPQQQPQQQLQGPSGQVPYWVTAYPQASRSCVARRELRLNQSCMELPSHRVEVPHEERTEHIQASYSFLAPQPEPAVDALHPFPGQREVSQRGLHKVIGDDFMTDPRMLDHRCIPVERAKDKANRMSYECLQTTRKNPEATLRPTQSYWLKVINQIENMEWEDIEKRMKVMHHFFKGGYESRRSAYSKAVKEGSAEVDMNNVPDPLRILPDGRTFLHYQQPTMHIYYSEDVIKRAIDNGLWALIGDGIHKLNPRSKRGSSVRMEEGQLYTIHGVCRGGFEVPLLFAITRRKREEEYVIVFEKMKQALESASESDPQSEFELTIVVDYELAAINAAKRVFPRCAIEGCCWHLSQAWVRRRNTLGILQFLKGRGKCGRVTRWWRTLKGLPFLPREMFHLVNALRRPPVPASHPAYLPCKKFLNYLQSTWLRGPFEKMWCKYMVHEQRTTNVAENYHMRLRQMIGKYHPPLTELILVLRSVVAVAKATLSRMETFPNEMKKLRRKDRVRREKIEAAMSTFEASIQGGQNPSMAEIGRYCRKMSRYTSDKAV, translated from the exons ATGTCCTACGACGAACATTTCACTTTTACAACGGTTCCGTACTGGGTAAGCTTACATCCTCAAGCATCGCGTGGTGCATCATCCTATGTTGCACCACCACAACAGCAACCCCAGCAACAACTGCAAGGATCTAGTGGGCAG GTTCCCTATTGGGTGACTGCCTACCCTCAAGCATCACGATCCTATGTTGCACCACCACAACAGCAACCCCAGCAACAACTGCAAGGATCTAGTGGGCAG GTTCCCTATTGGGTGACTGCCTACCCTCAAGCATCACGATCCTATGTTGCACCACCACAACAGCAACCCCAGCAACAACTGCAAGGACCTAGTGGGCAG GTTCCCTATTGGGTGACTGCCTACCCTCAAGCATCACGATCCTATGTTGCACCACCACAACAGCAACCCCAGCAACAACTGCAAGGACCTAGTGGGCAG GTTCCCTATTGGGTGACTGCCTACCCTCAAGCATCACGATCCTGTGTTGCGAGGAGAGAGCTAAGGTTGAACCAGTCATGTATGGAATTACCCTCACATCGTGTGGAG GTTCCGCATGAGGAGAGAACCGAACATATACAAGCCTCCTATTCCTTCTTAGCACCACAACCGGAGCCAGCAGTAGATGCACTTCATCCATTCCCAGGTCAGCGGGAAGTGAGTCAGAGAGGGCTTCACAAG GTTATTGGAGACGACTTCATGACGGACCCCAGGATGCTGGATCACCGGTGCATTCCAGTGGAAAGGGCAAAGGACAAAGCTAATAGGATGTCATACGAG TGTCTCCAAACCACCAGGAAGAACCCCGAAGCAACGCTCAGGCCTACCCAAAGTTATTGGCTCAAGGTGATTAACCAAATCGAAAATATGGAGTGGGAAG ATATTGAGAAGAGGATGAAAGTAATGCACCACTTTTTCAAGGGAGGTTATGAGTCAAGAAGGTCTGCATACTCCAA AGCTGTAAAGGAGGGTTCGGCCGAAGTGGACATGAACAATGTTCCCGATCCACTCAGAATACTACCGGATGGAAGGACTTTCCTTCACTACCAACAGCCAACAATGCACATTTATTACTCCGAGGACGTTATCAAA cgAGCAATCGACAACGGCTTGTGGGCACTCATTGGTGATGGGATCCATAAGCTAAATCCTCGAAGTAAGCGTGGATCAAGTGTGCGCATGGAGGAAGGTCAGCTGTACACCATCCACGGTGTTTGCAGAGGAGGATTCGAA GTGCCTCTCCTTTTCGCGATAACAAGACgtaagagagaagaagaatacGTGATCGTCTTCGAGAAAATGAAGCAGGCCCTAGAAAGCGCAAGTGAAAGTGACCCTCAGTCTGAGTTTGAGCTTACGATAGTCGTCGATTACGAACTG GCGGCGATTAATGCAGCTAAGCGGGTGTTTCCACGCTGCGCTATCGAAGGATGCTGCTGGCATCTAAGCCAAGCATGGGTTCGCAGGAGGAACACGCTTGGAATTCTTCAATTCCTCAAGGGGAGAGGGAAATGCGGGCGCGTTACACGATGGTGGAGAACATTGAAGGGACTTCCCTTCCTTCCACGGGAGATGTTCCATCTCGTGAACGCACTAAGAAGACCACCCGTTCCTGCATCCCACCCTGCGTACCTGCCGTGCAAGAAGTTCCTCAACTACTTGCAATCAACTTGGTTACGAGGGCCATTCGAGAAGATGTGGTGCAAATACATGGTACACGAACAACGGACAACAAATGTAGCCGAGAACTACCACAT GCGCCTAAGACAAATGATAGGGAAGTACCATCCACCGCTAACAGAACTAATTCTAGTTCTTCGAAGTGTAGTTGCGGTTGCGAAGGCAACCCTCTCGAGGATGGAAACT tttccgaacgaaatgaaaaaactcCGAAGGAAAGACAGAGTGCGccgagaaaaaatagaagcggCTATGTCCACATTCGAAGCCTCCATTCAAGGAGGACAAAATCCAAGCATGGCCGAAATTGGAAGATATTGCCGCAAGATGTCACGTTACACATCTGACAAGGCTGTATAG
- a CDS encoding hypothetical protein (NECATOR_CHRII.G5501.T1), which translates to MESLSNKLLSDLNPYNLRYLFYLVTPNETTFETVEEIPNIIEPASTWMLLLVLLEYLFLDEKKYAFNDTVTSINAGILSLLLKIGGRYLSATLYGPLYDHIHIFDLPKNSPYTWLLCFFTQDLAYYLGHRAIHGSYFDMDQGKEEEGERKS; encoded by the exons ATGGAGTCCCTCTCAAACAAGCTCCTGAGCGACTTAAATCCATACAATCTGcgatatttgttttatttggtGACTCCAAATGAAACGACGTTCGAAACGGTGGAAGAAATCCCCAACATAATTGAGCCG GCCAGCACTTGGATGCTTCTACTAGTTTTACTCGAATACTTGTTCCTAGACGAAAAGAAGTACGCATTCAATGACACTGTCACCTCAATCAATGCAGGGATTTTGTCACTGCTACTGAA GATCGGAGGGCGATATCTGTCGGCAACGTTGTATGGACCTCTCTATGATCACATACATATTTTCGATCTTCCGAAAAATTCACCATACACTTGGTTATTGTGTTTTTTCACTCAGGATTTGGCTTACTACCTCGGGCACAGAGCTATACATG GTTCGTATTTCGATATGGAtcaaggaaaagaggaagaaggagAGAGGAAAAGTTGA